From the genome of Thermoflexus hugenholtzii, one region includes:
- a CDS encoding MIP/aquaporin family protein, with product MAPWVAEIIGTMILILLGDGVVANVVLGKTKGQNSGWIVITTGWAMAVAVAVYAVGRISGAHINPAVTIALAAVGKFPWSDVPLYIVGQFIGAFIGAVLVWLAYYSHWAETPDPALKRAVFCTAPNIRNYPLNFITEVIGTFTLVFGVLAITANKLAEGFAPLLVGFLVWSIGLSLGGPTGYAINPARDLGPRIAHAVLPIPGKGDSDWGYSWVPVVGPIVGGLIGAFLFVALGL from the coding sequence ATGGCACCCTGGGTGGCAGAGATCATCGGCACCATGATCCTCATCCTGCTGGGCGACGGCGTGGTGGCCAACGTCGTCCTGGGCAAGACCAAGGGCCAGAACTCGGGGTGGATCGTGATCACCACAGGGTGGGCCATGGCGGTGGCCGTGGCCGTGTATGCGGTGGGCCGCATCAGCGGCGCCCACATCAACCCGGCCGTGACCATCGCCCTCGCCGCGGTCGGCAAGTTCCCCTGGTCGGACGTCCCGCTCTACATCGTCGGGCAGTTCATCGGCGCCTTCATCGGCGCGGTGCTCGTGTGGCTGGCTTACTACTCCCACTGGGCGGAGACGCCCGATCCCGCCCTCAAGCGCGCGGTGTTCTGCACAGCCCCCAACATCCGCAATTACCCCCTGAACTTCATCACCGAGGTCATCGGGACCTTCACGCTGGTCTTCGGGGTCCTGGCCATCACCGCTAACAAGCTGGCCGAAGGCTTTGCCCCTCTTCTCGTGGGCTTCTTGGTGTGGTCCATCGGCCTCTCCCTGGGTGGGCCCACGGGCTACGCCATCAACCCGGCCCGTGACCTCGGGCCGCGGATCGCCCACGCGGTGCTGCCCATCCCGGGCAAGGGCGACTCCGACTGGGGCTACAGCTGGGTGCCGGTGGTCGGCCCCATCGTGGGCGGCCTGATCGGCGCCTTCCTCTTCGTCGCCCTGGGGCTGTGA
- the dhaK gene encoding dihydroxyacetone kinase subunit DhaK: MKKLINDPMNVVPEALEGMAKAHPDLIKVHFNPNYVYRADAPRPGKVAVISGGGSGHEPMHVGFVGYGMLDAACPGAVFTSPTPDQMYEAAKTVHGGAGILMIVKNYAGDVMNFDMAADLLRGEGYQVESVLIADDVAVESSLYSQGRRGTGTTVLAEKILGAAAERGYDLQRLAALGRRVAENGRSMGMALTSCIVPHVGKPTFELGEDEMEIGIGIHGEPGRYREPLKKADEIVERLMEPILKDLPFKAGDRVICMVNSMGGTPLSELYIVYRKVAEICEKSGIQIVRNLVGAYITSLEMAGTSITLLRADDEMLELWDHPVKTPALRWGM, encoded by the coding sequence ATGAAGAAGCTGATCAACGATCCGATGAATGTGGTCCCGGAGGCCTTGGAGGGGATGGCCAAGGCCCATCCCGACCTGATCAAGGTGCACTTCAACCCCAACTACGTCTATCGCGCCGACGCGCCCCGGCCGGGGAAGGTGGCGGTGATCTCGGGCGGCGGCAGCGGCCACGAGCCGATGCATGTGGGCTTCGTCGGCTACGGGATGCTGGACGCTGCCTGCCCCGGCGCCGTGTTCACCTCCCCCACCCCCGACCAGATGTATGAGGCGGCCAAGACCGTCCACGGGGGCGCGGGGATCCTGATGATCGTCAAGAACTACGCCGGGGACGTGATGAACTTCGACATGGCGGCGGATCTGCTGCGAGGCGAGGGCTACCAGGTGGAGAGCGTGCTGATCGCCGACGACGTGGCGGTGGAGAGCAGCCTCTACTCCCAGGGCCGGCGGGGCACCGGCACCACCGTGCTGGCGGAGAAGATCCTGGGGGCCGCCGCCGAGCGCGGCTACGACCTCCAGCGCCTGGCCGCCCTGGGCCGCCGGGTGGCGGAGAACGGCCGCTCCATGGGGATGGCCCTCACCTCCTGTATCGTCCCTCACGTGGGCAAGCCCACCTTCGAGCTGGGCGAGGATGAGATGGAGATCGGCATCGGCATCCACGGGGAGCCCGGCCGCTACCGCGAGCCCCTGAAGAAGGCCGATGAGATCGTCGAGCGGCTGATGGAGCCCATCTTGAAGGACCTCCCCTTCAAGGCCGGCGACCGGGTGATCTGCATGGTGAACTCCATGGGCGGCACTCCCCTGAGCGAGCTCTACATCGTCTACCGCAAGGTCGCGGAGATCTGTGAGAAGTCCGGCATTCAGATCGTCCGCAACCTGGTGGGGGCCTACATCACCTCCCTGGAGATGGCCGGGACCTCCATCACCCTGCTCCGGGCCGACGACGAGATGCTGGAGCTGTGGGATCACCCGGTCAAGACCCCGGCGCTGCGCTGGGGGATGTAG
- the dhaL gene encoding dihydroxyacetone kinase subunit DhaL, whose amino-acid sequence MPVMRDDVVAWLERCAAVLEENRDYLTQLDAAIGDADHGVNMDRGFKAFMAKLPSVADKDIGTILKTLGMTLVATVGGAGGPLYGTFFLQMGVKTANKLMLTPEDWAEALEAGINGVIARGQARPGDKTMVDALLPALEAFKEAIRNSDSFGKALQRMAEAAEQGMKATIPMVARKGRASYLGERSAGHQDPGATSSYLILKAAADTWGHVT is encoded by the coding sequence ATGCCAGTGATGCGGGACGATGTGGTTGCCTGGCTGGAGCGTTGCGCGGCGGTGCTGGAGGAGAACCGGGATTACCTCACGCAGCTGGACGCAGCCATCGGCGACGCCGACCACGGCGTCAACATGGACCGCGGGTTCAAGGCCTTCATGGCCAAGCTGCCCTCGGTCGCCGATAAGGACATCGGGACCATCCTGAAGACCCTGGGGATGACCCTGGTGGCCACGGTGGGCGGGGCCGGCGGGCCGCTTTACGGCACCTTCTTCCTGCAGATGGGTGTGAAGACCGCCAACAAGCTCATGCTCACCCCGGAGGACTGGGCTGAGGCGCTGGAGGCGGGCATCAACGGGGTGATCGCCCGCGGCCAGGCCCGCCCGGGCGACAAAACGATGGTCGATGCCCTGCTGCCGGCCCTGGAGGCCTTCAAGGAAGCCATCCGCAACAGCGACTCCTTCGGGAAGGCCCTGCAGCGGATGGCCGAGGCGGCCGAGCAGGGGATGAAGGCCACCATCCCCATGGTGGCCCGCAAGGGGCGGGCCAGCTACCTCGGGGAGCGCTCCGCCGGCCACCAGGACCCCGGCGCCACGTCCTCCTACCTGATCCTGAAGGCGGCCGCGGACACCTGGGGTCACGTCACGTAG
- the glpK gene encoding glycerol kinase GlpK, giving the protein MAKYVMAIDQGTTSTRAMIFDHESNVVAWDQKEHEQIYPQPGWVEHNPMEIWERTQEVVKNALAKAGISGSDIVAIGVTNQRETTIVWNKRTGKPYYNAIVWQDTRTAPICAQLQREGYEATYREKTGLPIATYFSGPKIQWILDNVPGVREDAEKGEALFGNIDTWLIWWLTGGPDGGAHVTDVSNASRTMLMNLRTLDWDDDILKIHRIPRQMLPQIRPSSDPRFYGKTPKSGLLGAEVPVCGDLGDQQAALVGQAGLDVGMAKNTYGTGCFLLLNTGTNIVPSKSGLLTTVAYQFGDGPCIYALEGSIAITGALVQWLRDNLGLIKTSAEVEDLARTVEDNGGIYFVPFFSGAFAPYWRLDARGVIVGLTRYINKGHLARAVLEATAYQTRDVFDAMYADSGIRLAELRVDGGMVRNELLMQFQADILGVPVVRPVIQETTSLGAAYAAGMAVGFWSGPEQIRQYWKEDKRWLPKMDPETREKLYAGWKKAVERSFGWVEF; this is encoded by the coding sequence ATGGCGAAATATGTGATGGCCATCGATCAGGGAACAACCAGCACCCGGGCCATGATCTTCGATCACGAGAGCAACGTGGTGGCCTGGGACCAGAAGGAGCATGAGCAGATCTACCCCCAGCCCGGCTGGGTCGAGCACAACCCGATGGAGATCTGGGAGCGCACCCAGGAGGTGGTCAAGAACGCCCTGGCCAAGGCCGGGATCAGCGGGTCCGACATCGTCGCCATCGGGGTGACCAACCAGCGGGAGACCACCATCGTCTGGAACAAGCGCACCGGCAAGCCGTATTACAACGCCATCGTCTGGCAGGACACCCGCACTGCCCCCATCTGCGCCCAGCTCCAGCGCGAGGGCTACGAGGCCACGTATCGGGAGAAGACCGGCCTCCCCATCGCCACTTACTTCTCCGGCCCCAAGATCCAGTGGATCCTGGACAACGTCCCCGGGGTGCGGGAGGACGCGGAGAAGGGGGAGGCCCTCTTCGGCAACATCGACACCTGGTTGATCTGGTGGCTGACCGGCGGGCCGGACGGGGGCGCCCACGTCACCGATGTCTCCAACGCCAGCCGGACGATGTTGATGAACCTGCGCACCCTGGACTGGGACGATGACATCCTGAAGATCCACCGCATCCCGCGCCAGATGCTCCCCCAGATCCGCCCGTCCTCCGACCCCCGCTTCTATGGGAAGACGCCGAAGAGCGGGCTGCTCGGGGCCGAGGTGCCGGTCTGCGGGGACCTGGGGGATCAGCAGGCGGCCCTGGTCGGCCAGGCCGGCCTGGACGTCGGGATGGCCAAGAACACCTACGGCACCGGCTGCTTCCTCCTCCTCAACACCGGCACCAACATCGTCCCCTCCAAGAGCGGCCTGCTCACCACCGTGGCCTATCAATTCGGGGACGGCCCCTGCATCTACGCCCTGGAAGGCTCCATCGCCATCACCGGCGCCCTGGTCCAGTGGCTGCGGGACAACCTGGGCTTGATCAAGACCTCCGCGGAGGTGGAGGACCTGGCCCGCACGGTGGAGGACAACGGGGGCATCTACTTCGTGCCCTTCTTCTCCGGCGCCTTCGCCCCCTACTGGCGGCTGGACGCCCGGGGCGTGATCGTGGGGCTCACCCGCTACATCAACAAGGGCCACCTGGCCCGCGCCGTCCTGGAGGCCACGGCTTACCAGACCCGGGACGTGTTCGACGCCATGTATGCGGACTCCGGGATCCGGCTGGCTGAGCTGCGCGTGGACGGGGGGATGGTGCGCAATGAGTTGCTGATGCAGTTCCAGGCCGACATCCTGGGGGTGCCGGTGGTGCGGCCGGTGATCCAGGAGACCACCTCCCTGGGCGCGGCCTACGCCGCCGGGATGGCCGTGGGCTTCTGGAGCGGCCCGGAGCAGATCCGTCAATACTGGAAGGAGGATAAGCGCTGGTTGCCGAAGATGGATCCGGAGACCCGGGAGAAGCTCTACGCCGGATGGAAGAAGGCGGTGGAGCGCTCCTTCGGATGGGTGGAGTTCTAA
- a CDS encoding FAD-dependent oxidoreductase — protein sequence MAYHVVVIGAGSTGAATAHDLALRGFRVTVVERGEVASGTSGRNHCLLHSGGRYAMKDPESARECIAENMILRRIMPDALELNDGLFVALDEGDLSFKERFLAACEECGIPAREIPVRQALALEPHLNPGIRAAVQVPDGVFEPLRFCLSFLATARRNGATVLTYTEVVDMVFQGRTVAGVRVRDRRTGQQRTIGADVVINAAGPWAGRIAAMAGVDVPVVPTAGVMISVGRRWNRMVINRLNLPGDGDIIVPQRRTAIIGTTSWKVEDPDFIPIPEDHVRLLLASAERFIPGYTQGGIRGVFAVARPLVGRRGVAADGRELSRTFECFDHAADGVEGFVTITGGKMTTARAMAEKVVDVVCAKLGLSIPCRTHEVPLLPYRAFYELT from the coding sequence ATGGCTTATCACGTGGTGGTGATCGGCGCCGGATCCACCGGGGCGGCCACCGCCCACGACCTGGCCCTCCGGGGCTTCCGGGTGACGGTGGTGGAGCGCGGGGAAGTGGCCTCCGGGACCTCGGGGCGGAACCACTGTCTGCTCCACTCCGGGGGACGTTACGCCATGAAAGACCCCGAGTCCGCCCGGGAGTGCATCGCGGAGAACATGATCCTGCGCCGGATCATGCCGGACGCCCTGGAGCTCAACGATGGGCTCTTCGTCGCCCTGGACGAAGGGGATCTCTCCTTCAAGGAGCGGTTCCTGGCCGCCTGTGAGGAGTGCGGCATCCCGGCCCGGGAGATCCCGGTGCGGCAGGCCCTGGCCCTGGAGCCCCATCTCAACCCCGGCATCCGCGCCGCCGTTCAGGTCCCCGATGGGGTGTTCGAGCCGTTGCGCTTCTGCCTCTCCTTCCTGGCCACCGCCCGACGCAACGGGGCGACCGTCCTCACCTATACCGAGGTGGTGGACATGGTCTTCCAGGGTCGGACGGTGGCCGGCGTCAGGGTGCGGGATCGCCGGACCGGTCAGCAGCGGACCATCGGCGCGGACGTGGTGATCAACGCCGCTGGGCCGTGGGCCGGGAGGATCGCGGCGATGGCCGGGGTGGACGTGCCCGTGGTCCCCACCGCGGGGGTGATGATCTCCGTCGGCCGGCGCTGGAACCGCATGGTGATCAACCGCCTGAACCTCCCCGGGGACGGGGACATCATCGTCCCCCAGCGGCGCACGGCCATCATCGGAACCACCTCCTGGAAGGTGGAAGATCCCGATTTCATCCCGATCCCGGAGGACCACGTCCGCCTGCTCCTGGCGAGCGCCGAACGGTTCATCCCCGGCTACACCCAGGGAGGGATCCGGGGGGTCTTCGCGGTGGCCCGGCCCCTGGTGGGGCGGCGGGGGGTGGCCGCCGACGGCCGCGAGCTCTCCCGAACCTTCGAGTGCTTCGACCACGCGGCCGACGGCGTGGAGGGCTTCGTGACCATCACCGGGGGGAAGATGACCACCGCCCGGGCGATGGCCGAGAAGGTCGTCGACGTCGTGTGCGCCAAGCTGGGCCTCTCCATCCCATGCCGGACCCATGAGGTGCCGCTGCTCCCCTATCGGGCCTTCTATGAGTTGACCTGA
- a CDS encoding succinate dehydrogenase/fumarate reductase iron-sulfur subunit, whose product MPTWQLRLLRGRPGNPPRLQTYRVELPAEAYLIDAVEKIWAEQDRDLLFRHACHHASCGACGVRVNGRERLMCITPLREFAPDRPIVVEPLRHFPWLGDLLVDVSPMMRRMMAVGFAVIRRDELTADRPLPEGVEKATRFEDCIECGLCLSACPVMAADEAYLGPATLAAIERMLAEPRGADRGRLLALADDPHGVWRCHSAMECTAVCPSNVDPAAAIGRLRRYLLAEKLRRWLGGG is encoded by the coding sequence ATGCCCACATGGCAGCTGCGCCTGCTGCGGGGCCGCCCGGGAAACCCGCCCCGCCTGCAAACGTATCGGGTGGAGCTCCCGGCCGAGGCCTACCTCATCGACGCGGTGGAGAAGATCTGGGCGGAGCAGGACCGCGACCTGCTCTTCCGCCACGCCTGTCACCACGCCTCGTGCGGGGCGTGCGGGGTCCGGGTGAACGGACGAGAGCGGCTGATGTGCATCACCCCGCTCCGGGAGTTCGCTCCCGATCGTCCGATTGTCGTTGAGCCGTTGCGGCATTTCCCCTGGCTCGGCGACCTGCTGGTGGACGTGTCGCCGATGATGCGCCGGATGATGGCGGTGGGCTTCGCCGTCATCCGGCGGGACGAGCTCACGGCCGACCGTCCGCTGCCGGAAGGGGTGGAAAAGGCCACGCGGTTTGAGGATTGCATCGAGTGCGGCCTGTGCCTCTCGGCGTGCCCGGTGATGGCCGCCGACGAGGCCTATCTGGGGCCGGCGACCCTGGCGGCCATCGAGCGCATGCTGGCCGAGCCCCGAGGGGCGGACCGCGGACGGCTCCTCGCCCTGGCGGATGACCCCCACGGGGTTTGGCGCTGCCACTCCGCGATGGAGTGCACGGCCGTCTGCCCCTCGAACGTAGATCCGGCTGCGGCCATCGGACGGCTGCGTCGCTACCTGTTAGCGGAGAAGCTGCGGCGCTGGCTGGGAGGTGGATGA
- the sdhC gene encoding succinate dehydrogenase, cytochrome b556 subunit — MTTEPRWKRARGWMDLRGRREGGLAFLLMRLTGIGLVIYLFLHLYVLRLLAQGPEAWDAFIATAKSPLFLMLDGILILGLLYHAFNGVRVTLLGLGIGVPLQARLFWGVMVLTLLLTGVAVYAIFALAG; from the coding sequence ATGACGACGGAACCGCGCTGGAAGCGAGCCCGGGGATGGATGGATCTCCGGGGAAGGCGGGAAGGAGGGCTCGCCTTCTTGCTGATGCGGCTGACCGGCATCGGCCTGGTGATCTACCTGTTCCTCCATTTGTATGTCCTCCGCCTGCTGGCCCAGGGGCCGGAGGCCTGGGACGCCTTCATCGCCACTGCCAAATCCCCTCTCTTCCTGATGCTGGACGGGATCCTGATCCTGGGCCTGCTCTACCACGCCTTCAACGGCGTCCGGGTGACGTTGCTGGGGCTGGGGATCGGGGTGCCCCTCCAGGCCCGTTTGTTCTGGGGGGTGATGGTGTTGACCCTGCTGCTCACCGGGGTGGCGGTCTACGCCATCTTCGCGCTGGCCGGATGA
- a CDS encoding type 1 glutamine amidotransferase domain-containing protein: MRLSGKKVAILVEEGFEDLEFWVPLMRLQEEGASVTVVGLEAGKVVRSKSGGLTAKADVAADQVSATDFDAVVVPGGWAPDKLRRYEAVLRLVRDAYRQGKIVAMICHGGQVGISAGIVRGHRATGSLGIKDDLINAGAIWVDEPAFRDGNLVWGRVVPDIPAFCRELVAALVGEPVSQPR; the protein is encoded by the coding sequence ATGCGCTTAAGCGGCAAGAAGGTGGCCATCCTGGTGGAGGAAGGCTTCGAGGACCTGGAGTTCTGGGTCCCGCTGATGCGTCTGCAGGAAGAAGGGGCCTCGGTGACCGTGGTCGGCCTGGAGGCCGGGAAAGTGGTCCGCAGCAAGAGCGGTGGGTTGACGGCGAAGGCGGATGTGGCCGCCGATCAGGTCTCCGCAACGGACTTCGACGCCGTGGTGGTTCCCGGCGGCTGGGCCCCCGACAAGCTCCGCCGTTACGAGGCGGTCCTCCGCCTGGTCCGCGACGCCTACCGCCAGGGCAAGATCGTGGCCATGATCTGCCACGGCGGCCAGGTGGGGATCTCCGCCGGGATCGTGCGGGGTCATCGGGCCACCGGCAGTTTGGGGATCAAAGATGACCTGATCAACGCCGGGGCGATCTGGGTCGACGAGCCGGCCTTCCGGGACGGCAATCTGGTCTGGGGTCGGGTGGTTCCGGACATCCCGGCCTTCTGCCGGGAGCTGGTGGCCGCCCTGGTGGGCGAGCCTGTCTCTCAGCCTCGATAG
- the dhaM gene encoding dihydroxyacetone kinase phosphoryl donor subunit DhaM: MVALVIVAHSAKLAEGVKELADQMVQGRVPIFAAGGLDAHTLGTNVERIREALEAALSRADEVLVLMDLGSAVMGTQMAVEMLPPEVRPRILLSQAPLVEGAIVAAVEAAIGKGATEVEASAVEACRMPKVIR; the protein is encoded by the coding sequence ATGGTTGCCCTGGTGATCGTGGCCCACAGCGCCAAGCTGGCGGAGGGGGTGAAGGAATTGGCGGACCAGATGGTCCAGGGCCGTGTCCCCATTTTCGCCGCGGGCGGCCTGGACGCCCACACCCTGGGCACCAACGTCGAGCGGATCCGCGAGGCTCTGGAGGCCGCCCTCTCCCGGGCGGATGAGGTGCTGGTCCTGATGGATCTGGGGAGCGCGGTGATGGGGACGCAGATGGCCGTGGAGATGCTTCCCCCCGAGGTCCGCCCGCGCATCCTCCTCAGCCAGGCGCCGCTGGTCGAAGGCGCCATCGTCGCCGCCGTGGAGGCCGCCATCGGAAAGGGGGCGACGGAGGTGGAAGCCTCGGCAGTGGAGGCTTGTCGGATGCCTAAGGTGATCCGTTGA
- a CDS encoding HPr family phosphocarrier protein gives MRQVTLTLTNAVGLHARPAAVFVQTAARFRSNITVRNLTRGTPPVNAKAILAVLTLGAEHGHEIEIVAEGPDEEEAIAALQALVESRFGEDGG, from the coding sequence ATGCGGCAGGTGACGCTCACGCTCACCAACGCGGTCGGGTTACACGCGCGGCCGGCAGCGGTGTTCGTCCAGACGGCCGCGCGCTTTCGTTCGAACATCACGGTGCGGAACCTCACCCGGGGAACCCCACCGGTGAACGCCAAGGCGATCCTGGCGGTGCTCACCCTGGGGGCGGAGCACGGCCACGAGATCGAGATCGTCGCCGAAGGGCCGGATGAGGAGGAGGCCATCGCGGCCCTCCAGGCCCTGGTGGAGTCGCGGTTCGGGGAGGATGGGGGATGA
- the ptsP gene encoding phosphoenolpyruvate--protein phosphotransferase, with amino-acid sequence MSRRLQGLPASPGVALGPAWWFRRAERGPLRARGEDPAVERTRLEAARQQAAAELAALQEANRDRLSPEELAIFEAQTLMLQDPELLAQVEAALAEGASAEAAWSQAVEAFAARLAALPDPYFQARAADVRDVGNRVLRHLMGAPEEPAMPAHPVIVVADDLLPSETVRLDPQRVLAFVTEGGGPTAHAAILARRLGVPAVVAVGSALRAVPDGATLLVDGEAGWVEIEPAPEVIRQAQARQARWQAERAQAEAAAHEPALTRDGVRIEVAANVGSLEDAREAFRRGADAIGLLRTEFLYLERTAAPTEEEEVAAYRALLEAMGGKPVVVRTLDVGGDKPLPYLPMPSEPNPFLGVRGVRLSRQHPDLLRRQLRALLRAGAGFPLRIMFPMVSTVEEIRWLRALLDEVRAALAREGVPLPEDLQVGMMVEVPAAALLAEHFRPWVDFFSIGTNDLTQYVLAADRTNPAVAGMADGLHPAVLRLIRQVTAAAEGTGKWVGVCGELAGDLQAVPVLIGLGVRELSVNPVRVPEVKAVVRRWSLQEAQALAEAALAQEDAPAVRRLVQEASA; translated from the coding sequence ATGAGCCGCCGCCTGCAGGGTCTTCCGGCCTCCCCTGGGGTCGCCCTCGGCCCTGCCTGGTGGTTCCGGCGGGCCGAGCGGGGCCCGCTGCGGGCACGAGGGGAGGATCCCGCAGTGGAGCGGACGCGGCTGGAGGCTGCCCGGCAGCAAGCCGCCGCCGAGCTGGCGGCGCTGCAGGAAGCGAACCGTGATCGTCTGTCTCCGGAGGAGCTGGCCATCTTCGAGGCCCAGACCCTGATGCTCCAGGATCCGGAGCTCCTGGCCCAGGTGGAGGCGGCGCTGGCCGAGGGGGCTTCCGCCGAGGCCGCATGGAGCCAGGCGGTGGAAGCTTTCGCCGCCCGGCTGGCGGCGTTGCCGGACCCCTACTTCCAGGCCCGGGCGGCGGATGTGCGGGATGTGGGGAACCGGGTGCTCCGCCATTTGATGGGCGCTCCGGAGGAGCCGGCCATGCCGGCCCACCCGGTGATCGTTGTCGCCGACGACCTGCTGCCCTCCGAAACGGTTCGTCTGGATCCCCAGCGGGTGCTGGCGTTCGTGACCGAGGGGGGCGGGCCGACGGCCCACGCCGCTATCCTCGCCCGCCGGCTCGGGGTGCCCGCCGTGGTGGCGGTGGGATCGGCGCTCCGAGCCGTCCCCGACGGCGCGACGCTCCTGGTGGATGGCGAGGCGGGCTGGGTGGAGATCGAGCCCGCCCCGGAAGTGATCCGCCAGGCCCAGGCGCGACAGGCCCGCTGGCAGGCGGAGCGGGCGCAGGCGGAGGCCGCCGCCCACGAGCCGGCGCTCACCCGCGACGGGGTCCGGATTGAGGTGGCGGCCAACGTCGGGAGCCTGGAGGACGCCCGGGAGGCTTTCCGAAGGGGAGCGGATGCCATCGGCCTGCTGCGCACGGAGTTCCTCTATCTCGAGCGGACGGCCGCTCCTACCGAGGAGGAAGAGGTCGCCGCTTACCGGGCGCTCCTGGAGGCCATGGGGGGGAAGCCGGTGGTGGTGCGCACCCTGGACGTCGGGGGGGACAAGCCGCTGCCTTATCTCCCGATGCCCTCCGAGCCCAATCCCTTCCTGGGAGTGCGAGGCGTGCGGCTTTCGCGCCAGCATCCGGATTTGCTTCGCCGGCAGCTCCGGGCGCTGCTGCGGGCCGGCGCGGGCTTCCCCCTTCGCATCATGTTCCCGATGGTCAGCACCGTGGAGGAGATCCGCTGGCTCCGGGCGCTTCTGGACGAGGTGCGCGCCGCTCTGGCGCGGGAGGGCGTCCCCCTGCCGGAGGACCTGCAGGTGGGGATGATGGTGGAGGTGCCCGCGGCGGCGTTGCTGGCGGAGCACTTCCGGCCCTGGGTGGATTTTTTCAGCATCGGGACCAACGATCTCACCCAGTATGTGCTGGCGGCGGATCGGACCAACCCGGCGGTGGCCGGGATGGCGGACGGCCTGCATCCGGCGGTGCTGCGCCTGATCCGCCAGGTGACGGCCGCCGCGGAGGGGACCGGGAAGTGGGTGGGGGTCTGCGGGGAGCTGGCCGGCGACCTCCAGGCGGTGCCCGTGCTGATCGGCCTGGGGGTCCGGGAGCTCAGCGTGAACCCCGTGCGCGTGCCGGAGGTCAAAGCCGTCGTCCGTCGCTGGTCCCTGCAGGAGGCTCAGGCCCTGGCCGAGGCCGCCCTGGCGCAGGAGGACGCCCCTGCGGTCCGCCGTCTGGTCCAGGAGGCCTCCGCCTGA
- a CDS encoding carboxypeptidase-like regulatory domain-containing protein: MGEPFRFRLSIPAAGLLLALGLLLSPQTQGPGERFFPETGHTVREPFLRFFEAHGGVDFLGYPITPAVLEPPDQIQCFQYACLRWDPLAPPEEAVQLLPIAEAMGLGAPPLPPERIPLGRPFRRYIPETGHTVSAMFLAFWLRHGGAKILGNPITEPFLENGRIVQVFQRMKVGWDPVDQQVRPLPLGELYAQARGMSPRVPARIAGPMPALRVQLLLHRPIVAAGEIQRVTVLVTDETGRPVPQARVRVEAPGADPLERITDEQGKAEGAFGVGAFPSGTLVEVRAVASDGVRQAETFAAFRVWP; this comes from the coding sequence ATGGGGGAGCCTTTCCGATTCCGGCTGTCTATCCCGGCCGCCGGGCTGTTGCTGGCGCTGGGGCTTCTGCTGAGCCCGCAGACCCAGGGGCCCGGGGAGCGGTTCTTCCCGGAGACCGGCCACACCGTCCGGGAGCCCTTCCTGCGCTTCTTCGAGGCGCACGGTGGGGTGGACTTCCTGGGCTATCCGATCACCCCGGCGGTCCTGGAGCCCCCGGATCAGATCCAGTGCTTCCAGTATGCCTGCCTGCGCTGGGATCCCCTGGCGCCGCCGGAGGAGGCCGTCCAGCTCCTCCCCATCGCCGAGGCCATGGGACTGGGCGCGCCGCCGCTGCCGCCCGAACGCATCCCCCTGGGCCGCCCGTTCCGCCGATATATCCCGGAGACCGGGCACACGGTGAGCGCGATGTTTCTGGCCTTCTGGCTCCGCCACGGCGGCGCGAAGATCCTGGGGAACCCCATCACGGAGCCCTTCCTGGAGAACGGCCGTATCGTCCAGGTGTTCCAGCGGATGAAGGTGGGATGGGATCCGGTGGATCAGCAGGTGCGGCCGCTGCCCCTGGGGGAGCTTTACGCCCAGGCCCGCGGGATGAGCCCCCGGGTCCCCGCCCGCATCGCCGGGCCCATGCCCGCCCTCCGGGTTCAGCTCCTCCTGCACCGCCCCATCGTGGCCGCCGGGGAAATCCAGCGGGTCACCGTGCTGGTCACCGACGAGACCGGCCGGCCGGTGCCTCAAGCCCGGGTGCGTGTGGAGGCACCCGGAGCGGATCCGCTGGAGCGGATCACGGATGAGCAGGGAAAGGCGGAGGGGGCGTTCGGGGTCGGAGCCTTCCCCAGTGGAACCCTGGTGGAGGTCCGGGCGGTCGCCTCGGATGGCGTCCGTCAGGCGGAGACCTTCGCGGCCTTTCGAGTCTGGCCGTGA